The proteins below are encoded in one region of Oreochromis niloticus isolate F11D_XX linkage group LG6, O_niloticus_UMD_NMBU, whole genome shotgun sequence:
- the LOC100695245 gene encoding sodium/potassium/calcium exchanger 3 isoform X2 has product MTIYMFCALAVVCDDYFVPSLEKLCERLNLSEDVAGATFMAAGSSAPELFTSIIGVFITHGDVGVGTIVGSAVFNILCIIGVCGFFAGQAVKLSHWALLRDSIYYTFSVTALIAFIYDEEVCWWESLVLILMYAVYILIMKFNGRAHRYFDRRKKGSVNLANGLTGSTDLEDVTCDATAVLLKKANFHCTPSVLMVDELLSAYPHQLSFSEAGMRIMITSHFSPRTRLTMASRMLINERQRLINTTETRVNRITNGDSESAARAQGRRGLENGMGGAEQGVNGRCRLQRLENETENENEDNENNENDEEGEGEDDKEGPLVPFKVPAGVCNKLKWLIMWPLSLLLFFTVPNCAKRRWERWFMVSFLTATIWIAGLSYIMVWMVTVIGFTLGIPDVIMGITFLAAGTSVPDCMASVIVARQGLGDMAISNSIGSNVFDILVGLGLPWALQTLCIRTGSTIELNSRGLIYSVALLLASVFFTVLGVHLNKWTLDWRLGLACLILYAIFLSFSVLIEFNVFTFVNLPMCRDIH; this is encoded by the exons ATG ACCATATACATGTTTTGCGCTCTGGCCGTCGTCTGCGATGACTACTTCGTCCCCTCCCTGGAGAAGTTATGTGAG CGTCTCAATCTCAGCGAGGACGTCGCAGGTGCGACCTTCATGGCCGCTGGCAGCTCGGCTCCAGAGCTCTTCACATCCATCATAG GAGTTTTCATCACCCATGGCGACGTCGGCGTCGGGACCATCGTGGGCTCAGCCGTCTTCAACATCCTCTGCATCATCGGCGTGTGTGGCTTCTTCGCCGGCCAG GCAGTGAAGCTGTCTCACTGGGCTCTACTCCGAGATTCGATTTATTACACGTTTTCTGTCACTGCCCTCATTGCG TTCATCTACGATGAAGAGGTGTGCTG gtgGGAATCTCTTGTCCTGATCCTGATGTATGCAGTCTACATCCTCATCATGAA GTTCAACGGCCGGGCCCATCGCTACTTCGACCGTCGAAAGAAGGGCTCGGTGAATCTGGCCAATGGGCTCACAGGAAGCACTGATCTGGAGGATGTCACGTGTGACGCCACTGCAGTCCTGCTTAAAAAAG cgaACTTCCACTGCACGCCGTCTGTGCTGATGGTGGATGAGTTGCTGTCTGCCTACCCCCACCAGCTGTCTTTCTCTGAGGCCGGCATGAGGATCATGATCACCAGTCATTTCTCCCCGAGAACCCGCCTCACCATGGCCTCTCGGATGCTGATCAATGAG AGACAAAGACTGATCAACACCACAGAGACTCGAGTCAATCGCATCACGAATGGTGACTCTGAGTCTGCAGCCAGGGCTCAAGGGAGGCGGGGCCTAGAGAATGGGATGGGTGGAGCCGAACAGGGTGTGAACGGGAGGTGCAGACTTCAGCGCCTGGAGAATGAGACGGAGAATGAAAATGAGGACAACGAGAACAATGAGAATGACgaggaaggagagggagaggatgaCAAAGAGGGCCCCCTGGTGCCCTTTAAAGTTCCAG CGGGTGTGTGTAACAAGCTCAAGTGGCTGATCATGTGGCCATTGTCCCTGCTTCTGTTCTTCACGGTGCCCAACTGTGCCAAGCGCCGCTGGGAGAGGTGGTTCATGGTCTCCTTCCTCACAGCCACCATCTGGATCGCCGGCCTCTCGTACATCATGGTGTGGATG GTGACTGTGATTGGCTTTACTCTGGGCATCCCTGACGTCATCATGGGCATCACCTTCCTCGCAGCGGGCACCAGCGTCCCAGACTGCATGGCTAGTGTCATAGTGGCTCGCCAAG GTCTGGGAGACATGGCCATCTCCAACTCCATAGGCAGTAATGTGTTTGACATCCTGGTGGGTCTGGGCCTGCCCTGGGCGCTGCAAACGCTCTGCATCAGGACGGGCTCCACC ATCGAACTTAACAGCAGAGGACTCATATACTCCGTTGCACTCCTGCTAGCCTCAGTATTCTTCACA GTCCTCGGCGTCCATTTGAACAAGTGGACTCTGGACTGGCGACTGGGCTTGGCCTGCCTCATCTTGTACGCcatctttctctccttctccgTCCTCATCGAGTTCAACGTTTTCACTTTCGTCAACCTCCCCATGTGCCGAGACATCCACTGA